The following are encoded together in the Phaseolus vulgaris cultivar G19833 chromosome 9, P. vulgaris v2.0, whole genome shotgun sequence genome:
- the LOC137820233 gene encoding uncharacterized protein yields MDLEAVKRYLEKGVGTSSEVDGLPPRFLEPLVMNSLKVDLIQPGRIVCSMKIPQRLLNAGNSLHGGATAALVDVVGSAVIPTVGYSGSTTGVSVEINVSYLDAAYVDEEIEIEARALRVGKAVAVISVEFKKKKTGKIFAQGRHTKFLPLSSKM; encoded by the exons ATGGATTTGGAAGCGGTGAAGAGGTACTTGGAGAAAGGAGTGGGAACATCATCGGAGGTTGATGGGTTACCACCAAGGTTTCTCGAACCCTTAGTAATGAATTCCCTTAAAGTTGATCTCATCCAACCTGGTCGCATTGTCTGTTCCATGAAGATACCTCAACGTTTACTC AACGCTGGCAATTCGTTGCACGGTGGTGCCACCGCTGCGCTGGTGGATGTGGTGGGGTCCGCCGTGATTCCCACCGTTGGATACTCAGGTTCCACTACGGGGGTTTCCGTCGAGATTAATGTTTCCTATTTGGATGCTGCCTATGTCGAT GAGGAGATTGAGATCGAGGCCAGGGCACTGCGTGTAGGGAAGGCTGTTGCTGTTATAAGCGTAGAgttcaagaagaaaaaaacaggCAAAATTTTTGCCCAGGGGCGTCATACCAAATTTCTTCCTCTTTCCAGTAAAATGTGA
- the LOC137820232 gene encoding calcium-dependent protein kinase SK5-like, with protein sequence MSKSQPGSGGGAPKAAWVLPYRTENVREVYTLGRKLGQGQFGTTFLCTHNATARTFACKSIPKRKLLCKEDYDDVWREIQIMHHLSEHPNVVRIHGTYEDTSSVHLVMELCEGGELFDRIVQKGHYSERQAAKLIKTIVEVVEACHSLGVMHRDLKPENFLFDTVEEDAKLKTTDFGLSVFYKPGETFCDVVGSPYYVAPEVLRKHYGPESDVWSAGVILYILLSGVPPFWAETEQGIFRQILLGRLDFQSEPWPSISDSAKDLIRKMLDRNPKTRLTAHKVLCHPWIIDDNLAPDKPLDSAVLSRLKQFSAMNKLKKMALRVIAERLSEEEIGGLKELFKMIDADNSGTITFDELKEGLKRVGSDLMESEIKDLMDAADIDNSGTLDYGEFIAATVHLNKLEREENLVSAFSYFDKDASGYITIDEIQQACKDFGLEDVHIDEIVKEIDQDNDGQIDYGEFAAMMRKGNGGIGRRTMRSTLNFRDALGIIGHGSD encoded by the exons ATGTCGAAGTCTCAACCGGGCAGTGGCGGAGGCGCACCGAAGGCTGCGTGGGTGCTGCCGTACCGCACGGAGAACGTGAGGGAGGTGTACACGCTGGGGCGGAAGCTGGGTCAGGGGCAATTTGGCACGACCTTCCTCTGCACGCACAACGCCACGGCTCGCACCTTTGCCTGCAAGTCAATCCCCAAGCGGAAGCTTCTCTGCAAGGAGGACTACGATGACGTTTGGAGGGAGATTCAGATAATGCACCACCTCTCCGAACACCCCAACGTCGTCAGGATCCACGGCACCTACGAGGACACCTCCTCCGTCCACCTCGTCATGGAGCTCTGCGAGGGCGGCGAGCTCTTCGACAGGATCGTTCAGAAGGGCCACTACAGTGAGCGTCAGGCCGCCAAGCTCATCAAGACCATTGTTGAGGTTGTCGAGGCTTGTCACTCGCTTGGAGTCATGCACAGGGACCTCAAGCCCGAGAACTTTCTCTTTGACACTGTTGAGGAAGATGCCAAGCTCAAAACCACCGATTTTGGCTTGTCTGTCTTTTATAAGCCAG GTGAGACCTTCTGTGACGTTGTTGGAAGCCCATACTATGTTGCCCCAGAGGTCTTGCGTAAGCATTATGGACCTGAATCAGATGTTTGGAGTGCTGGTGTTATTTTGTACATCTTATTAAGTGGGGTGCCACCATTTTGGGCTG AAACTGAGCAGGGGATTTTCCGACAGATTTTGCTAGGAAGACTTGATTTCCAGTCCGAGCCATGGCCCAGCATTTCAGACAGTGCCAAGGATCTAATTCGAAAAATGCTTGATCGGAATCCAAAAACAAGGCTTACAGCTCACAAAGTACTCT GTCACCCATGGATTATTGATGACAACCTTGCACCAGATAAGCCTCTTGATTCTGCTGTTTTGTCGCGCCTGAAGCAGTTCTCTGCAATGAATAAACTTAAAAAGATGGCTTTGCGT GTTATTGCGGAGAGGCTCTCTGAGGAAGAAATTGGTGGTCTAAAGGAGTTATTCAAGATGATTGATGCAGATAACAGTGGAACTATAACATTTGATGAGCTAAAAGAAGGCTTAAAGCGGGTAGGATCTGATCTAATGGAGTCTGAAATCAAGGATCTCATGGATGCA GCAGATATTGATAATAGTGGGACACTTGACTATGGTGAATTCATTGCTGCTACTGTCCACTTAAATAAGTTGGAGAGAGAGGAAAATCTGGTGTCAGCTTTCTCCTATTTTGACAAAGATGCAAGTGGTTACATAACCATTGATGAGATACAACAGGCTTGTAAGGATTTCGGTTTGGAGGATGTCCATATTGATGAAATTGTCAAGGAAATTGATCAAGACAAC GACGGACAGATAGATTATGGGGAATTTGCTGCCATGATGAGAAAGGGAAACGGAGGAATCGGCAGGCGAACCATGAGGAGCACGCTCAACTTCAGAGATGCTCTGGGAATTATAGGACATGGGTCTGATTAA